TTCCTTACTTGACTCACTGCAAGTCAACTTCCAAATAACATTGGCCAagacaatatatactgtatacatactATAGACAATAATATAAATGGCATTACAGAAAACTGCAAGTAAAACTCCAGCCTTGGTAATCACACAATTTGCATCTGTAGGCTTGGATAGGAGGCCTACCTAAGCATCAGATGTCTGCTATAGAAAATAATATCACAGATgtgctggaaaatattttatgtccCAGAAATCCTGTGAAATAATCCTTATTTATCTAACAGTGGGACCTAATCCAATTTAGTGTGGCACTAGCCTTTTTATAAGTGACTACTTCCAGTTGCAAGCCCTGACCTTTGCCCACTAGTTCTCCAGTCAGGACCCTGGAATGACTAAAGTGAACTTGCCTGAACCCTTTACTTGGAGCACTCCCGCTAATTGcccaaaaacattattataatatcaCTTGATGAATAAAAGCTATTACTAGACTCTTCAGTTACTACCAGATACATAATAGTTGGATAATGTTCCTATTGATTTTGTGGCAGCAGTTGTTCAGAAAGTTGCTGACAGAAATTTGTGAGGACAGGTCACACTCAGACTGTAAATGAgtttgatataaaataataatatattactcataatactaattaaaataaaaataaaataatcctaaGTGATACTTTCTATGTTAAACTTATAGTatacatttaaagaacaaaaaaaaaacaatcaataatgtaaataaatatacttgCACATCTCAAAACTTCTCTTTTTAATTCAACCTACCTTGGTGTCTGAGCATTGCAGTGGTAAATATACTCCATAATAGTGTCATCTTCAAAAAACTCCTCAAATTTCCTTTTCAGGTCTGGACGAAACCTCTGCACCAACCTTGGCCCTGGTAATGAAGGTAAATAATTGAACATGTGTTGTCATTGATGCAGAtgagatttaaactttttttaaagccaaatatTATATCTTTCTGCACCTATTATAgatgttttaatttctttaataaaatcatttactaaatTACCTACATACAGAAGTAAGCAAAATATTGTCTGCACAGTAAAGGGGaggatttttttgccttattTTACACACCTACATGTACTTGGTTTGCTTTTGACTAAACTCAAAACGTGTTCTGCTGATTTTACAGGCGTATATTTCAAAACCCTTAAATTAATCAATCTGCAGCTTGTAGTGTTTTTCCTATCTTTTTTATGTTGCTAATAAGCTTTTCTGGTGTGAGCTAATTTTTCATGGCTTGTTCTGTATGATGCtgttttgttcagctttaagatcAACAAGCAGGTGATGTGTTTAAACTTCATGATAATAGGCAATGTTATTAGCAATGacaatatcttttcttttttgactTGTTTGGTATTCATGGTAGCCATGCAGTTATAAAAATAGATCAAGATTAAGTCATGTCAGCAAAGCCTATCAAGATGGATACAGATAAAGAAACTAAAATTTGAGTGTGCTGGTGAGGGagttcatatttttttgtatcattggAGGAGGTATTTTTGAGTTTAAATTTCACTTTAGGTAGAATTCATTTGGTGTCTGTATTTCATCGCACTGGTGATTTTCCTCTAACTATATCTTCTATGCGAGATCATGTCAAGATTTCACCTATCATTTAAGAAGGATCCAGTGGTGTGACCTTCCTTTTGTAATTCTTcaaaagcatgttttattttcttcagcTGCATTCTTCATAATGTTTATTAACATAATTAATAAGTACAATTTCAATGTGTTGGTTGTCCAATGTTGACAGCTTTTAGAGCCCTGATAGATGCAAAACCCCTACttctaaataaaatgataatccTGAAGGACTCTCTACCTGGTATGTACCTAGTATGTGtgttatattgttaatattatatgtaatgaACTCACCCCAAGGTCCAGCTGCTCTCACAACAGCTAAAGGATTGGATCGTCCAAGAACTGCAGCAATAGCTTTCACCCATGCAGGAGGAGACCGCATCTCATTAGGGTCTGTTGGCAAGGTTGGGAAGCCCCATGGATCAACAAGAATTAGGTGTTTTACCCTGATAATAGTAAAAAAggattacaatattaatattgaGAAGAATTCTAATAGAATAGATACACACAAATAAGAAAAGAGATCCTTAAAAATTGCAGTTATTttagaaagtaaaacaaatattaataattactaaaACTACTAGTCAAaagataataaacagtatatgtaAGGCTGATATATGAAATGCTATTTCTTTGTTATGTTTGCTTGcttcaaagtaaataaaaagtatgagAATAATAtaagatatttaaataattatagggTTCAGGCATTCCTTTATTCCATTTTGGTCCCAAGCACTTGAGTAAAAAACACTCATATACTTTATGCTGCaacttaataacatttttttaaaagttctaaATGTTTGGCCAATCTATATCAATGCTACAACAGTACACTCTGTGCAATATTTCTTTGTTGCATACATGGTTGCATTGGTTACCCACTGGTGCTTTTACAATCTGAAACCATTCTGGAAGATTAACTGGTTCTACACTGACCCCATACCACCTATATGTGTCCTAGGTGATaggaataataaattataaaaagaaagacaTTAACTGCTGCGAACGCATCTATAAATTCTGTAGAGTAATATGTTATTGCCGTATATTACTTGATATCAACATGTGATCACAGATTCATTCTGTCTAgatgaaagttttaaaaatgtaggtgGGTTTGAGTTTTAGTATAAAGAGTAACCCATGACCTTAATATTCAGGCATTCTAACATATTGTAATGTAGGTTCCATTCACATCACATCCACGTTTACATCAAACCACACGTCAACACACTGTCATGCAATACAAATGTGTTTCCTTTGAATTCAATAGATAATGAATCTTGCAAAAATGTCTTCccacacacagtatttatatatatatatatatatatatatatatatatatatatatatacacacacacacacacacacacacacacacacacacacatatatatatatactgaggtAGTAAGACTTCAGTGTTTCAGTCCTGTGCAAAAACTACATTATCTACAATAGGCACAAAAAAGACCCCCCAATACTCTCCGAAAGGCAGaagaactattttattttattttgtacaatggAAAGTTGTGCCACCAATTTGTCACTTTGAGCTacatttttgtttgaaaacaaCAGGCACAGGTGCAATGGCCATAAGGAATTCAAGTGCAAGTAGACTAGTTCTATGCTTTGCTTTTCCTTTCTATACAGAAGAAATAGGGTTGCAGATGAGGGACTATATCGCAATGTTGTCATCAGACTCAACTTCTTCTACTATGACATTGAGAAAGCAACATCTATTAGATAAAGTTAGGTATGTTATACAATACAACATTGAGAAAACAACATCTATTAGGTAAAGTTAGGTATGTTATACAATAGATCTATAGAATGCTATACTTTAGcaccatttattacattttattgggaAGGAATGAGTGTATAAATATATCCACAATATACAAAACTAAGGCTTACGTACACACATTCAAACATTGTGGTtaaaaagaatctttcacaatcctttccaacgacaaaagactgaacaagcactgtacatacagcgccattctgctctatggagaggggaaggagaatgacagagtgacaccccgctgcgctcttgTCCCTTCACTTCCATAACGATTGttccaggacagatccatgaatgacgcatgctgtacacacgccatattgTCGTCCACTTTTAACCCTGgggtgattatcggacgagaatcatctgacgtgtacgtagccttacttttGTGCTAAAGTTTTGCCAAAAATTATTCTTTCAATTAGGGGTGAAATAAAACATGTACACAAAACTGAGCTGTGAAGAGCTCTTTGCACTCTAAAAAATAGCCAGTGTTGCCACATCCATTAACAGATGGAGAGTTTCCATTGCATTGTTAACATGGAATAATTGTCCTCCAAGCAGTAGTGTTTAGTTTGGCTCTTGGTTTACAGAAAATACTGTAACAAGTACCTTAAAATAGATTTAGCCATCTCTTCTTGAAGTACTTAAAAAGCTTATAAACATtctgaataatgtattttttattatttatccttaAACTAAAGCTATTCATAGACTTTATTGAACGTGCTTGTCTGACTtcatattgtgcaaaaaaaatcttctagACTAAAATTTACTTTACCTTGCAAGGAAAGCtttctatatttatttcaatgtcgaaagaaaaaataaaaaaatgctgtgcaCATAGATGTTGCTTGTAATTTATCTTCCTGACCTCTCCCAGACTTTAGGTAATCATTTAAATCTAACAAAAAAGGCAAGATAGAACTTTAGAAGGCAACATAACTAACGTCCAGCAAGGGACCAGAGTGTCAAAATATTTGGCAGGAAAGGTGTGCGATGGTGTCTATATCATACCCACTATCAGGCATTTCATGTGTTAAAAAGCTCCAGGGAAGGTAGGCAAGTTTTCAATTGCAGTGttggaaaactgaaaaactaGTTTAGGATCATGGTCAGAGAGAAGTTGGGAGGGTTCCCTCATCACCTAGTCTATGTTAGggtttttgctatctgtgtaGGCTGAGCATAGGTGTGGTATTTAGGCTACAGGACATGTTGAATTGTCCTAGCCAGATGGCTAAtgtttatttaccttttgtttgcttttgagcaactaaattgaaaaaatatttaccaaaaaccTAATAACAAATAAAGCACAGGCAGATCCCTGAAGTTTCATTCCACCCGTCCATTTTTTCTGATCGTGAGCACCTTAGGcagctcaatatatatatatatatatatatatatatataatcttatgtGAATTTGTGGATTCAGAGCAGTGCCCAATTATAAAGCACAGTTTCTGGAGTATGTTCATTAATCTAAATAAAAGGCACCAACATTGTTAATTACTGATTACTGGACAAGCAAGTTAGCAATTTCTACAATGTTTGCTTTTGATGTATTCTGTCACTgttaaagattcactttaaaaagacAAAGAGTGTGAACCAGCCAACTGAGATTTTCATAGTAATGACTTGAAAAAGTAAGAGGTTATTGCTCACCTTTGTGGGTATTTTATGGAATAAGATGCAGCCAGGAATCCACCCAAACTATGGCCCAGGAGAATCATGTCCTTTATTCCCATCTCCTCTCTCCACTGCTCAATGGACGATACAAACTGATCTTCTGCTGCCTCTGGATCACTTGGAAAGGTAGGCCTAGAGCTACGACCAAATCCCAGCAAATCAAAGGCATGGAGAGTCCGTCGTGAGCTGAGACGgtcaatgttttgaatccatAGTCCTATCCCACCACCAAAACCATGCACCATCACTAAAGGGGTCTTGTCCCGAAGCTCAGGGCTCACTGTCAATGTCCAAATCTTGTTCTGATCTTGTAAAGATACATAGCCTGCAGAAAATCTGTTCTTGATACCTAAAAAGATAAGAACAGGagcacaaaaatgtatacatcaacatatatatatgtatttaaatgccgaataaattgaaaaaaaaaaagcagaaagctAGAAGGTATATTTAGTTACAGCAGTGCAATAtgcaattaataaaacataaattgcaTATACAGACATGCAGGCATTCATTAgattctataaatataaatatttatacatacatttacatgttttgttaGTGCTACAGTGCCCAGTTTTACAAATAGTGTCATTAAGCAAATGTTTAATGTTTCCAGTTTGTAATGTGCTTGGGGCAAATGCATGCTACCTGTTTGCTTCTCACTTTTCCAGTAGAGTCAGAGCCACCTAAAAACATTATGCAGTACCCATCAAGGTACATGGATTTCTTAGCAGTTTCGTTGATCGTTTAGTAATATAATGTGTAAAAAGCCCCTTTGTACACAATTAATGAGACCAGCATTGTACACTTTATTGGCTGCAGTTTTACCAACAGCagtgctttaaagtggaactaaagtcccactttgaacttgAGAAATTCAGGTGTTTATTTCAGAAGACGATATCCTGTCTGCAATAAcacatcttacctgcctgattgtgttAGGAATGTGTGAAAAGACAGACCTGGTTGCTGcaggctttagttctgctttaaagttaagTATATACAAGCAGATTGGCACACAATTTTGCACCTTACTGACCATAACTGATTAtttggaagtcccaaaacactgcaaacGTGTCTGAGATTCTGctacaacaatcatttttttttatatctggaattgtaattgtatttgcaTGTGGGTATACTCAATTATTTATACACACGGCAcaacttttttactttcaatCTAAATTTGTTCCAGTTGCTGACTTACTTAAGAACTACTTCAGATGGTTGTATTACATTGGAAATCAGATTGGAACAGAATATCTCTCCACATGTACTAGTCTTAACTGTTTATGGAACTATTTCAAGCAAAACTGGCAATAGGCAAATACTCTAGGGACCCAATATtactaaagtattaaaaataggCCCAAGAGAGGAAATTCTAACATTGTTAATTGATCTAGCCGCAGccaaaaaaaggcattaaaaggTGTTATATAAATGTACTCCAATGTAATACAAATACAAGCTTACATTTAAATAACTGGAATATCAGAATCTTTTATCACCTACCAACACCTACTGAACTTAACGTGAGTTCATCAACCAAACCCAGATATACACAATGACTAATTTCTGTAACATGCCAAATTATAATAGTTCATTAACTCAGAGGCATGTATGTTAAATACAGAGATTATAATTTACCAGTGTAATACATGATGTTGTCATTGCAATTCTCTATTTATCATAGTACATATAAAATCTAGGGTTAGGCTTAACTGCATTGAAATCACTAGCTTGATCACAGTGATACTACGGCAGCGTACTTCTGCCAACCATAATACTTATAACTGCTTTATATAAATAAGGAAATAAGGCATCACAATAAAGCTTAGTGTTGCAATACTCTCAAATGCTTAGTAGAAAACGTTCCAGAAATCAAATTTGCTTTATTAGCTACTGTCAGCTTACCTAATATATGACAAAGAAGCCACAATACTCATTCCTTTGAAATTGGATATACTAGAGATCAAGGATATGTCACTAACCAGCGATTGATTCTATGGACCTTATCCATTAATactccccaggactggagaagatacacgcttatcagtgaacctgggtgatccagcaaacctggaattatttaggaaatccattactgGTTTGTTgcatcactcagcttcactaaagaaagtgtatcctttccagtcttggagagttttaacaaaAAGGCAATATGTATACAAGTcaatcttttgttatttttaaaaatgcaggaaaaaagtgataaaacataGTTCTGATTATGTCCTTAACAAACCAGTGTACtgataggttaaaaaaaagtattgttctaTTCAAACCTAGCTCATCTATTTAGAGTTTACTGCAACCTAAGCATTGTTTCAATAGTCAGAAAATCCAGCCAATTTAttatgcttatattttgccttcctagCAAAATATAACCATTGGGTCTCTGTGCCTCGTTATGAAATGAAGTCAGATTGTGGCTGGTAGAAGGGGATGGCAGGGAATTGTACATTGATGAAATCACTGCACCCTAAGCCTGAATGAATGCTTTTGACTGGCCATTTTTAAAGCTCCTCCACCATGAACTTTTCAAGAGCTTCACATATAAGTTATTTGAAGCACCTAAAAAGCACTGCAAAGATTTTCACTGAATGTAACTGAGCAGTCTTCATCAATTGCttctcctagattgtgagctcttctgggcaatctcatcctcctgtgttactatctgaacctgtctgtcatttgcaacccctatttaatgcacaatgctgcgtaatatgttggcactatataaattctgtttaataataatgataatattattgctTCAGCTGTGCTTTACTTTGCTTATCTTCCCTACAATTTCATATTGCTTTGCACTGTTGTATCTCTAGAAAGCTTTTTGTATAACCTCAACAGCTCCAGAGActgcaaataaaaatcacatgagGTTACAGTCCTGTGATTATGTAACTGTACTTGAACATAAAAGTCCTCAACAAGGAGCAACACTTGAAAGAATTTAAGCAATTCTGAGAAATCTTAAGAGTCTCTTATAGGGAACAACATTTTAACTAATAAGAACACTTTTTATCTTCTGACAATCTCTAAAAAGGCACAATATTTTCTGATTGTCTAGAATTGCAGTTAACTAACATTAAGTTATCAACTCAATCAACTTGACAATAATCTGTAGCAACTCatgcattgcagaaaaaacaatacacattccCATAAGTCACTCAGTCAAAAGTACAGTATGAACCAAAGTATATAGTGAAAGGCACCACAGGTAGAGATTAGCTACTCATGAAATGTACATTAATTCCTGGAACTGCACTAATGTATGCTGTAGCTGAGGGATAagccctttttacatttttctatgttcATATCCTGTGCTAAATACATAGAACACTGGTATGTAGTGCATTCTCAAGTCACATGATTTGGACTTCTTAAGTCATTTTATTGTCTATTTACTACTGGTATGCACTCCAAACTCTGACATTAGTGGACTTCATACACACTAAACTttaataaagctgaagtttaatctgcttatattttgctggttccttcttctgatgTCTGTACAAAGGAGCTTATCATAAAACATCAACTATCAAGCATGGTGATGGAAATGTTTTGATTTGGGGT
This Pyxicephalus adspersus chromosome 6, UCB_Pads_2.0, whole genome shotgun sequence DNA region includes the following protein-coding sequences:
- the ABHD4 gene encoding (Lyso)-N-acylphosphatidylethanolamine lipase (The sequence of the model RefSeq protein was modified relative to this genomic sequence to represent the inferred CDS: added 40 bases not found in genome assembly); protein product: MSKLKAVESRILQCIKNRFSAGYVSLQDQNKIWTLTVSPELRDKTPLVMVHGFGGGIGLWIQNIDRLSSRRTLHAFDLLGFGRSSRPTFPSDPEAAEDQFVSSIEQWREEMGIKDMILLGHSLGGFLAASYSIKYPQRVKHLILVDPWGFPTLPTDPNEMRSPPAWVKAIAAVLGRSNPLAVVRAAGPWGPRLVQRFRPDLKRKFEEFFEDDTIMEYIYHCNAQTPSGESAFKTMMERFGWAKRPMLLRFNLIPKTLPITFIYGAETWIDRNTGEKAKQLRPDSYVHTLAIKGASHHVYADQPGIFNEVVEEICDAVD